A genome region from Anastrepha ludens isolate Willacy chromosome 3, idAnaLude1.1, whole genome shotgun sequence includes the following:
- the LOC128858356 gene encoding protein bangles and beads, with amino-acid sequence MKFQLVVLSALLVSAFALPVPDEEVSPVVQAAPQIQEKATELQKTEEKVIDAIKPAESRAAETPAIAAAPALAAEAKKEEKPAELPLNTPDAELSQSLPAEKKEEKKDKQTRADDQVEEAKALPVLDAAPAAATVAAAEEPKQAEQVQPLVAAEELANIEGKSTIIAEAAPSEQKKDELSAAEETPVVKTDAALVASVDAAPAETKKEETIARQERVGEAVNEVDVNAVPAASVVAEVVPEVKSLPAEESAPSTISTADAAPEQPAETEKQQQPEAAKELLKAAASEPVAEKAAPAAQAPAGDIPQQASEESAAKALKAEESAPAPAAIAANAALPEAKKAEEPAAAASAPAELQQEQQKEIKPEVKESEPKTLEEKKPAAEAEKPSGSKKSEGSKDSDSSDSSESKESSESKEDKSD; translated from the coding sequence ATGAAGTTCCAATTAGTCGTTCTCTCCGCCCTGCTTGTCAGCGCATTCGCTTTACCCGTACCCGATGAGGAAGTGTCGCCTGTAGTGCAAGCGGCGCCACAAATCCAGGAGAAAGCCACTGAACTGCAAAAGACCGAAGAAAAAGTTATCGATGCGATCAAGCCTGCCGAGTCACGTGCTGCTGAAACTCCTGCCATCGCTGCCGCTCCCGCCTTAGCTGCCGAGGCAAAGAAAGAGGAGAAGCCTGCTGAATTACCTTTGAATACTCCCGATGCGGAATTGAGCCAAAGCTTGCCCGCCGAAAAGAAAGAGGAGAAGAAGGACAAGCAGACACGCGCTGATGATCAAGTTGAGGAAGCAAAGGCTTTGCCCGTACTTGATGCCGCGCCCGCTGCCGCTACTGTTGCCGCCGCTGAAGAACCAAAACAGGCCGAGCAAGTTCAGCCTTTGGTAGCTGCTGAGGAACTGGCTAACATTGAAGGCAAATCTACCATTATTGCTGAAGCCGCACCTTCCGAACAGAAAAAGGATGAACTCTCTGCCGCTGAAGAAACGCCTGTGGTGAAAACTGATGCTGCTCTAGTTGCCTCTGTTGATGCCGCTCCTGCTGAAACAAAGAAGGAGGAAACTATCGCGCGTCAAGAACGTGTCGGTGAAGCCGTGAACGAAGTTGATGTCAATGCTGTTCCTGCTGCATCTGTTGTTGCCGAAGTAGTGCCAGAAGTCAAAAGCTTGCCAGCAGAAGAATCCGCACCTTCCACTATCTCCACCGCCGATGCTGCGCCCGAACAGCCCGCTGAAaccgaaaaacaacaacaaccagaagCGGCCAAGGAACTATTGAAAGCTGCCGCTTCTGAGCCCGTTGCTGAGAAAGCCGCACCAGCGGCGCAAGCGCCAGCCGGAGATATTCCTCAGCAAGCAAGCGAGGAGAGCGCCGCCAAGGCACTGAAGGCTGAGGAGTCCGCACCAGCACCAGCCGCAATAGCCGCCAACGCCGCCTTGCCAGAAGCCAAAAAAGCCGAAGAACCTGCCGCTGCTGCATCCGCACCAGCTGAACTGCAACAAGAACAGCAGAAGGAAATCAAGCCCGAGGTAAAGGAAAGCGAACCTAAGACATTGGAGGAGAAGAAACCTGCTGCTGAGGCTGAAAAACCAAGTGGTAGCAAGAAATCCGAAGGATCTAAGGACTCCGACTCGTCCGATTCTTCCGAATCGAAGGAAAGCAGCGAATCAAAGGAGGACAAATCAGACTAG